A single Dechloromonas denitrificans DNA region contains:
- a CDS encoding protein-glutamate methylesterase/protein-glutamine glutaminase has protein sequence MSNKIKVMIVDDSALVRQVVTQAISKDPTIEVIATAQDPVYALEKMKARWPDVLVLDIEMPRMDGLTFLKKIMAEHPTPVIICSSLAERGAQVSMEALAAGAVCIITKPKMDLKSFLQDSTNDILSAIKAAARANIGALRRQTMHPSTPGIPPRIPVEAVLPSSHRGATMYSTTDKLVAIGTSTGGTQALEAVLTRLPAVCTGIVIVQHMPEKFTAMFASRLNGLCQLEVREARDGDRVRSGLALIAPGGRHMMVKRSGAQYYVEVKDGPLVNRHKPSVDVLFRSVAQVAGKNALGIIMTGMGDDGARGLKEMRESGASTIAEDESTCVVFGMPKEAIKLDAADRIIPLDQIPHEIIAYSN, from the coding sequence ATGAGCAACAAAATCAAGGTAATGATCGTCGACGACTCGGCCCTGGTCCGGCAGGTGGTGACGCAAGCGATATCCAAGGATCCGACGATCGAGGTCATCGCCACGGCGCAGGACCCGGTCTACGCGCTGGAAAAAATGAAAGCCAGGTGGCCGGACGTCCTGGTCCTCGATATCGAAATGCCGCGCATGGACGGCCTGACCTTCCTGAAGAAGATCATGGCCGAACACCCGACCCCGGTCATCATCTGCTCCTCCCTGGCCGAGCGCGGCGCCCAGGTCAGCATGGAAGCGCTGGCGGCCGGCGCGGTGTGCATCATCACCAAGCCAAAAATGGACCTCAAGTCCTTCCTCCAGGACTCGACCAACGACATCCTGAGCGCCATCAAGGCTGCCGCACGCGCCAACATCGGGGCGTTGCGCCGGCAGACGATGCACCCGAGCACGCCCGGGATTCCGCCAAGAATTCCGGTCGAGGCGGTGCTGCCGAGCAGCCATCGCGGGGCGACGATGTACAGCACCACCGACAAGCTGGTGGCCATCGGCACCTCGACCGGCGGCACCCAGGCGCTGGAAGCCGTATTGACCCGGCTGCCCGCCGTCTGTACCGGCATCGTCATCGTCCAGCACATGCCGGAAAAATTCACCGCGATGTTTGCCAGCCGCCTCAACGGGCTTTGCCAGTTGGAAGTGCGCGAAGCCCGGGATGGTGACCGGGTGCGCTCCGGACTGGCGCTGATTGCGCCCGGTGGCCGGCACATGATGGTGAAGCGCAGCGGCGCCCAGTATTACGTCGAGGTCAAGGACGGCCCGCTGGTCAACCGTCACAAGCCGTCGGTCGATGTGCTTTTCCGCTCGGTCGCCCAGGTCGCCGGCAAGAACGCCTTGGGCATCATCATGACCGGCATGGGCGACGATGGTGCCCGCGGCTTGAAGGAAATGCGCGAGAGCGGCGCCAGCACCATCGCCGAGGATGAATCGACCTGTGTCGTTTTTGGCATGCCGAAGGAGGCGATCAAGCTGGACGCAGCCGACAGAATCATCCCGCTTGATCAAATTCCGCACGAAATCATTGCTTACAGCAATTAA
- a CDS encoding chemotaxis protein CheD, translating into MKLPAVQPDVFLHPGEFFFGSAPRRIGTLLGSCVSVTLWCPRHHIGGMCHILLPSRRRPPGSPLDGRYADEILELFANELRARNISPNTCQAKLFGGGNMFAGSRAGTLEIGHRNIEAARRALAQHGLWVVAEHVGGTRHRRLSLDLATGHVWLAAPGNQPSNGKLPV; encoded by the coding sequence ATGAAGCTGCCCGCCGTCCAACCCGACGTATTTCTGCATCCCGGCGAGTTCTTCTTTGGCTCGGCCCCCAGACGGATCGGCACGCTGCTCGGTTCCTGCGTCTCGGTGACGCTCTGGTGCCCGCGTCATCATATTGGCGGCATGTGCCACATTCTGCTGCCCAGTCGCCGGCGCCCCCCCGGCAGCCCGCTCGACGGGCGCTATGCCGACGAAATACTCGAGCTGTTTGCCAACGAACTGCGCGCCCGCAATATTTCGCCCAACACCTGTCAGGCCAAGCTCTTCGGCGGCGGCAACATGTTTGCCGGCAGCCGGGCCGGCACTCTCGAGATCGGCCACCGCAACATCGAGGCGGCACGGCGGGCTCTCGCCCAGCATGGGCTGTGGGTGGTTGCCGAACACGTCGGCGGAACCCGCCACCGCCGGCTGTCTCTCGATCTCGCCACCGGCCACGTCTGGCTGGCCGCGCCCGGCAATCAACCGAGTAATGGAAAACTCCCCGTATGA
- a CDS encoding CheR family methyltransferase produces MTDSPSLGNIAITKTEFAQFQKLIFQIAGISMSDAKQVLLVGRLSKRLKELDFRTFGEYFRHVTNEAEAQERQTMVDLLTTNETYFFREPKHFDFLRERAASHRKGGTFRVWSAASSSGEEAYSMAMILAETLGDTPWEILGTDISTKVLAKAQYGQYPLERTDGIPINLLKKYCLKGLGKHTGTLLIAKELRQRVQFLHCNLMAPRHGLGQFDVIFLRNVMIYFESETKRKVIANLLPYLKRDGHFVVGHSESLNGLTNNLVLASPTIYRHAGAR; encoded by the coding sequence GTGACAGACTCCCCTTCGCTCGGCAACATCGCCATCACCAAAACGGAATTTGCCCAGTTCCAGAAACTGATCTTCCAGATTGCCGGCATCAGCATGTCCGACGCCAAGCAGGTACTGTTGGTCGGCCGCTTGTCAAAACGCCTCAAGGAGCTCGATTTCCGCACTTTCGGCGAGTATTTCCGCCATGTCACCAACGAAGCGGAGGCCCAGGAACGCCAGACGATGGTCGATTTACTGACGACCAATGAAACCTATTTTTTCCGCGAACCGAAACATTTCGACTTTCTTCGCGAGCGTGCGGCCAGCCATCGCAAGGGCGGTACCTTCCGCGTCTGGAGCGCCGCCTCGTCGAGTGGCGAGGAGGCTTACTCGATGGCGATGATCTTGGCGGAAACCCTGGGCGACACCCCCTGGGAAATACTGGGTACCGACATCAGCACCAAGGTGCTGGCCAAGGCACAATACGGTCAGTATCCGCTCGAACGAACCGACGGCATTCCGATCAATTTGCTGAAAAAATACTGCCTCAAAGGCCTCGGCAAGCATACGGGGACCCTGCTCATTGCCAAGGAGTTGCGCCAGCGGGTGCAGTTCCTGCATTGCAATCTGATGGCGCCGCGCCACGGACTTGGCCAATTCGACGTGATCTTTCTGCGCAACGTGATGATTTATTTCGAGAGCGAGACCAAGCGCAAGGTGATCGCCAATCTTCTGCCCTACCTGAAGCGCGACGGTCACTTCGTCGTCGGTCATTCCGAATCGCTGAATGGACTCACCAACAACCTGGTCCTCGCCAGTCCAACCATCTATCGCCACGCCGGAGCGCGATGA
- a CDS encoding GGDEF and EAL domain-containing protein — MRTREADHCGMAPAAAGQADTRQQLALLRLALDQVGDAFYLIDRDARLLHVNAQACSMLGYSFDDLSSMTVFDIDTGVSPERWREHWQEMLSLKTQTLTSHNKRKDGRVVPVELKLSCLTWEGETYNLALARDISERQHREKELCRRVQEFHALVENSPDTIARYDPAGYRIYANPAFARLAGVPAEALLGKKPSDYAQTAETQVYELALHSVIDSGRRSEFDYTWPAGDGRMICSHIIMTPEFGPDGDVTSVLAIGRDVSAIKETEHRLRQAEAMAQLGHWQWDHVEKKAVVSGEMCRIFGQPADWQPAIEDLLAMSIDEDRKRVLKALQDAYERSDDEVTIGYRIKHGGRVHHLQTHLHIEYGPDLTPRRLNGTTQDISELKSYESRLHEMAFHDTLTGLPNRALLNDRLNHALDKAGRRNQVLGLLVIDIDRFKEVNDTHGHNQGDLLLHESAERLRRQMRDYDTVARLGGDEFAIVLPEIRDAADLGSISRKILDALAHPFHLANQEVFISASIGIAVFPADGTTATELLQYADSALYDAKARGRAGFRFYSAELTAKARERAMLETALRRAEAENELEVFYQPKIDLRNSRLVGGEALLRWRHPSLGLVQPDKFIGIAEDTGLIVGIGAWVLKQACFAARCWNKAGECELKIAVNLSSRQFRDNDLVATVEQALAASGCQPGWLEFEITESLLLDNDESIGRTLNAFRAMGISIAIDDFGTGYSSLAYLKRFPINVLKIDRSFIKDVMLDNDSTELVKGIITMALSLRLELVAEGIETQIQEEFLQAHGCHLGQGYRYGKPMPADEFAAMPLMQERYSLPFSCDGIRSSPWVDSVAAP, encoded by the coding sequence ATGAGAACAAGGGAGGCAGACCACTGCGGCATGGCGCCAGCCGCCGCCGGGCAGGCCGACACACGGCAGCAGTTGGCCCTGCTCCGGCTCGCCCTCGACCAGGTCGGCGATGCCTTCTACCTGATCGACCGGGACGCCAGACTCCTCCATGTCAATGCCCAGGCGTGCAGCATGCTCGGTTATTCGTTCGACGATCTGTCGAGCATGACTGTTTTCGACATCGATACCGGAGTTTCCCCGGAACGCTGGCGCGAACACTGGCAAGAAATGCTGAGCCTGAAGACGCAAACCCTGACCAGTCACAACAAGCGAAAGGATGGACGGGTTGTGCCCGTCGAACTCAAGCTCAGTTGCCTTACCTGGGAAGGAGAAACCTACAACCTTGCGCTGGCGCGGGACATCAGCGAACGCCAGCACAGGGAAAAGGAGCTTTGCCGTCGGGTGCAGGAATTTCATGCCTTGGTCGAGAACTCGCCGGACACCATTGCCCGCTACGACCCCGCCGGCTATCGCATTTATGCCAACCCGGCCTTCGCCCGCCTGGCCGGTGTACCGGCCGAGGCGCTGCTCGGGAAAAAGCCTTCGGATTACGCTCAGACAGCAGAAACCCAGGTTTACGAACTGGCCTTGCACAGCGTGATCGACAGCGGCCGCCGCAGCGAGTTCGACTACACCTGGCCGGCCGGCGACGGACGGATGATTTGCAGCCACATCATCATGACCCCCGAGTTTGGGCCGGATGGCGACGTGACCAGCGTTCTCGCCATCGGCCGCGACGTTTCGGCGATCAAGGAAACCGAACATCGACTGCGCCAGGCCGAGGCGATGGCCCAGCTCGGTCACTGGCAATGGGACCACGTCGAAAAGAAGGCCGTCGTTTCCGGTGAAATGTGCCGGATTTTCGGGCAACCGGCCGACTGGCAGCCGGCGATCGAAGATCTGCTCGCCATGAGCATCGACGAGGACCGCAAACGTGTCCTCAAGGCGCTGCAGGACGCCTACGAACGAAGCGACGACGAGGTGACCATCGGCTATCGGATCAAGCATGGCGGACGGGTACATCACCTGCAGACCCATCTCCATATCGAATACGGCCCCGACCTGACACCGAGACGCTTGAACGGGACCACCCAGGACATCAGCGAGCTGAAAAGCTACGAGTCGCGCCTGCACGAGATGGCCTTTCACGACACCCTGACCGGCCTGCCCAACCGGGCGCTCTTGAACGACCGACTGAATCATGCGCTGGACAAGGCCGGGCGGCGCAACCAGGTGCTTGGCCTGCTGGTTATCGACATCGACCGGTTTAAGGAAGTCAACGACACGCACGGCCATAACCAGGGTGATCTGCTGCTGCATGAATCGGCCGAACGTTTGCGCCGCCAGATGCGCGACTACGACACCGTGGCCCGCCTCGGCGGCGACGAATTTGCCATCGTCCTGCCGGAGATTCGGGATGCCGCTGACCTCGGCAGCATTTCGCGCAAGATCCTCGATGCGCTGGCCCATCCCTTTCATTTGGCCAACCAGGAGGTATTCATCTCCGCCAGCATCGGCATTGCCGTATTCCCGGCCGACGGCACGACCGCAACCGAACTGCTGCAGTACGCCGACTCCGCCCTCTACGATGCCAAGGCCCGCGGCCGGGCCGGTTTCCGTTTCTATTCCGCCGAGCTGACCGCCAAGGCGCGCGAACGGGCGATGCTGGAAACCGCGCTGCGGCGGGCGGAAGCGGAGAACGAACTGGAGGTTTTCTACCAGCCGAAGATCGACTTGCGCAACAGCCGGCTGGTCGGTGGCGAGGCGCTGCTGCGCTGGCGGCATCCCAGCCTCGGCCTGGTGCAGCCAGACAAGTTCATCGGCATTGCCGAAGATACCGGCCTGATTGTCGGCATCGGTGCCTGGGTCTTGAAGCAGGCCTGCTTCGCGGCCCGCTGCTGGAACAAAGCGGGCGAGTGCGAACTGAAAATCGCCGTCAATCTCTCGTCGCGCCAGTTCCGCGACAACGATCTGGTGGCCACCGTCGAGCAAGCGCTGGCGGCGAGCGGCTGCCAGCCTGGCTGGCTCGAATTCGAGATCACCGAGAGCCTGCTGCTTGATAACGACGAGAGCATTGGCCGAACCCTGAATGCGTTCCGGGCGATGGGGATCAGCATCGCCATCGACGATTTCGGCACCGGCTACTCCTCGCTCGCCTACCTGAAGCGCTTCCCGATCAATGTGCTAAAGATTGACCGCTCGTTCATCAAGGATGTGATGCTCGACAACGACAGTACCGAACTGGTCAAGGGAATCATCACCATGGCGCTCAGCCTGCGTCTCGAACTGGTGGCGGAAGGTATCGAAACACAAATCCAGGAGGAGTTTCTCCAGGCGCACGGCTGCCATCTCGGCCAGGGCTATCGCTACGGCAAACCGATGCCGGCCGATGAATTCGCCGCGATGCCCCTGATGCAGGAACGCTACTCCCTCCCCTTTTCCTGCGATGGCATCCGGAGTAGCCCCTGGGTGGACTCGGTCGCGGCACCGTAG
- a CDS encoding chemotaxis protein CheW, producing the protein MSNQPSQLVTTPATPSALATGASGAIEQQQYLTFSLGEEMFAIGILAIREIIEYGALTEVPMVPPFIRGVINLRGSVVPVIDMAVRFGRPASEVTKRTCIVILETSDGGLTEGHGQQMGIVVDAVSEVLEIPPEEIEPPPQFGARIRIDFISGMGKVNGKFVVLLEVNRILSLGEVAVLANLARQEAGLPTPSQSLSAIAIH; encoded by the coding sequence ATGAGCAATCAGCCCAGCCAACTCGTCACCACGCCGGCCACGCCCTCCGCTCTTGCGACCGGGGCCAGCGGGGCGATCGAGCAGCAGCAATACCTGACCTTCAGTCTCGGTGAGGAAATGTTCGCCATCGGCATTCTCGCCATCCGCGAGATCATCGAATACGGCGCCCTGACCGAGGTACCGATGGTGCCGCCGTTCATTCGCGGCGTCATCAACCTGCGCGGCTCGGTCGTGCCGGTCATCGACATGGCGGTGCGCTTTGGCCGGCCGGCCAGCGAAGTCACCAAGCGCACCTGCATCGTCATTCTCGAAACGAGCGATGGCGGACTAACCGAAGGCCATGGCCAGCAGATGGGCATCGTCGTCGATGCCGTCTCGGAAGTGCTGGAAATCCCCCCCGAAGAAATCGAGCCGCCTCCCCAGTTCGGGGCGCGGATCCGCATCGATTTCATCAGCGGCATGGGCAAGGTCAATGGCAAGTTCGTTGTCCTGCTCGAGGTCAATCGCATCCTCTCGCTCGGCGAGGTGGCCGTCCTCGCCAACCTGGCCCGCCAGGAAGCCGGGCTCCCGACGCCGTCTCAATCATTGAGCGCTATCGCCATTCACTGA
- a CDS encoding methyl-accepting chemotaxis protein, producing MFKNMKIGMRLGLGFGLVLILMAAIATIGITRLSGLANGTDQLANDRYPKTVLANGILLHVNRIARSTRNAILFDEQGEIKKELARIDESRAIAKSNIDSLEKTITSEKGKELLKALIETRGKYGIQLDAFLKMLNEHKKDEAKLLLLGELRVAQQAYFDALNNLIGYQGKLMDDSAKQAAIEYQDARTLMLILGAIAALLGVGIAAWVTRSITKPLQESVDAANRIAEGDLTVQIDVDSKDETGQLKAAMQLMASKLSQTISEVNTTTEALSSATTQVSSTAQSLSQASSEQAASVEETSASIEQMASSIQQNTENAKVADGMSAQGSTKAAEGGQAVNETVGAMKQIAKKIGIIDDIAYQTNLLALNAAIEAARAGEHGKGFAVVAAEVRKLAERSGVAAQEIGQLALNSVGMAEKAGRLLDEIVPATKKTADLVQEITSASEEQTVGVNQVNTAMSQLSQITQQNASASEELAATAEEMSSQATNLQEIMSFFNVGNEHGSSRQFAGNQASRPSRASAAGNIKPFMKKDGGAGHADEASFGRF from the coding sequence ATGTTCAAGAACATGAAAATCGGTATGCGACTGGGACTCGGCTTCGGCCTGGTCCTGATTCTGATGGCGGCAATCGCGACGATCGGTATTACCCGTCTTTCAGGGTTGGCAAACGGCACCGATCAGCTAGCCAATGACCGTTACCCGAAAACAGTTCTGGCAAATGGCATTTTGCTGCATGTCAACCGGATTGCACGCTCGACTCGTAACGCCATCCTCTTTGATGAACAGGGCGAGATCAAGAAGGAATTGGCCCGCATTGATGAATCCCGTGCCATAGCAAAAAGCAATATCGACAGCCTAGAAAAGACCATCACCAGCGAAAAAGGCAAAGAACTTCTAAAAGCATTAATAGAGACGCGTGGCAAATATGGCATTCAACTTGACGCTTTTCTGAAGATGCTCAACGAGCATAAAAAAGATGAGGCCAAATTACTACTGCTCGGTGAACTCCGGGTAGCGCAACAGGCCTATTTCGATGCCCTGAACAATCTGATCGGATATCAGGGCAAGCTGATGGATGACTCCGCCAAGCAGGCCGCAATCGAATATCAGGATGCTCGCACCTTAATGCTTATCCTGGGTGCCATAGCCGCCCTGCTGGGTGTCGGCATCGCAGCCTGGGTTACCAGATCAATTACCAAGCCACTGCAGGAATCGGTCGACGCTGCAAATCGCATAGCCGAAGGTGACCTGACGGTACAGATTGATGTCGACAGCAAGGACGAAACCGGGCAACTCAAGGCCGCTATGCAATTGATGGCCAGCAAGCTCTCCCAAACCATTTCCGAAGTCAACACGACGACCGAAGCGCTATCCTCGGCGACCACCCAGGTTTCCTCCACGGCCCAGTCGCTGTCCCAGGCATCGAGCGAACAAGCCGCCTCGGTCGAGGAAACCTCGGCCTCGATCGAACAGATGGCCTCCTCCATCCAGCAGAACACCGAGAATGCCAAGGTCGCCGACGGCATGTCGGCTCAGGGCAGCACCAAGGCCGCCGAGGGTGGTCAGGCGGTGAATGAAACCGTCGGCGCGATGAAGCAGATTGCCAAGAAGATCGGCATCATCGACGACATCGCCTACCAGACCAACCTGCTGGCCCTCAATGCCGCGATTGAAGCAGCCCGCGCCGGCGAACACGGCAAGGGCTTCGCGGTGGTCGCGGCCGAAGTGCGCAAGCTCGCCGAACGCTCCGGCGTCGCCGCCCAGGAAATCGGCCAACTGGCGCTGAACAGCGTCGGCATGGCGGAAAAGGCCGGGCGCTTGCTCGACGAAATCGTTCCGGCCACCAAGAAGACGGCCGATCTGGTGCAGGAAATCACCTCCGCCTCCGAAGAGCAGACCGTCGGCGTCAATCAGGTCAATACCGCGATGAGCCAGCTCAGCCAGATTACCCAGCAGAACGCCAGCGCTTCGGAAGAACTCGCCGCCACCGCCGAGGAAATGTCCTCGCAGGCGACCAATCTCCAGGAAATCATGTCCTTCTTCAATGTCGGCAACGAACACGGCAGCTCCCGCCAGTTCGCCGGCAATCAGGCCAGCCGCCCGTCGCGGGCCAGCGCTGCCGGCAACATCAAGCCGTTCATGAAAAAGGATGGTGGCGCCGGGCATGCCGACGAAGCCAGCTTCGGTCGCTTTTAA
- a CDS encoding chemotaxis protein CheW codes for MSNQPSQLVTTPATPSALATGASGAIEQQQYLTFSLGEEMFAIGILAIREIIEYGALTEVPMVPPFIRGVINLRGSVVPVIDMAVRFGRPASEVTKRTCIVILETSDGGLTEGHGQQMGIVVDAVSEVLEIPPEEIEPPPQFGARIRIDFISGMGKVNGKFVVLLEVNRILSLGEVAVLANLARQEAGAA; via the coding sequence ATGAGCAATCAGCCCAGCCAACTCGTCACCACGCCGGCCACGCCCTCCGCTCTTGCGACCGGGGCCAGCGGGGCGATCGAGCAGCAGCAATACCTGACCTTCAGTCTCGGTGAGGAAATGTTCGCCATCGGCATTCTCGCCATCCGCGAGATCATCGAATACGGCGCCCTGACCGAGGTACCGATGGTGCCGCCGTTCATTCGCGGCGTCATCAACCTGCGCGGCTCGGTCGTGCCGGTCATCGACATGGCGGTGCGCTTTGGCCGGCCGGCCAGCGAAGTCACCAAGCGCACCTGCATCGTCATTCTCGAAACGAGCGATGGCGGACTAACCGAAGGCCATGGCCAGCAGATGGGCATCGTCGTCGATGCCGTCTCGGAAGTGCTGGAAATCCCCCCCGAAGAAATCGAGCCGCCTCCCCAGTTCGGGGCGCGGATCCGCATCGATTTCATCAGCGGCATGGGCAAGGTCAATGGCAAGTTCGTTGTCCTGCTCGAGGTCAATCGCATCCTCTCGCTCGGCGAGGTGGCCGTCCTCGCCAACCTGGCCCGCCAGGAAGCCGGCGCTGCATAG
- a CDS encoding methyl-accepting chemotaxis protein: MKLTVAQKMSLLAGSALLGIALLTGLGQYQMSKVFDAANYGNTNAVPSLVVLDELRKQVLLLRVGANRFLINSDPAKLTEIENSIKGIRTNIHSAFKKYESDGLVSDEKDKSLLDQEKKLFEQYDPLLEPIFVESRAGRTEQALKLAENAAPLVRKLSEGIDEQFEHNVKLALKGAEEAKAVKTSAFYMSLLIAALTLAAVGIISYTIARAFLKQLGGEPDHAAEIANKIAIGDLSSKIDLNAGDSTSLMASMKQMTASIQSVLGDTDGLIQAGAEGKIHVRVDTSKHQGDFKKLVEGINKTLDGIVIPIDEAISVLVEMEKGDLTKMVKGDYKGEMKDFKETVNNTVEKLAQAISEVNTTTEALSSATTQVSSTAQSLSQASSEQAASVEETSASIEQMASSIQQNTENAKVADGMSAQGSTKAAEGGQAVNETVGAMKQIAKKIGIIDDIAYQTNLLALNAAIEAARAGEHGKGFAVVAAEVRKLAERSGVAAQEIGQLALNSVGMAEKAGRLLDEIVPATKKTADLVQEITSASEEQTVGVNQVNTAMSQLSQITQQNASASEELAATAEEMSSQATNLQEIMSFFNVGNEHGSSRQFAGNQASRPSRASAAGNIKPFMKKDGGAGHADEASFGRF, translated from the coding sequence ATGAAACTTACTGTCGCCCAAAAGATGTCCCTGCTGGCCGGTTCGGCCCTGCTCGGAATCGCCCTGCTCACCGGACTTGGTCAGTATCAGATGAGCAAGGTCTTCGATGCAGCCAATTACGGCAATACCAATGCCGTACCCAGCCTGGTCGTACTCGACGAGCTGCGCAAACAGGTTCTGTTGCTCCGCGTCGGTGCTAACCGCTTCCTGATCAACTCGGATCCGGCCAAGCTGACCGAAATTGAAAACTCGATCAAGGGCATCCGTACCAACATTCACAGCGCCTTCAAGAAATACGAGAGCGACGGACTGGTTTCTGACGAGAAGGACAAGAGCCTCCTCGATCAGGAGAAGAAGCTGTTTGAACAGTATGACCCTCTGCTCGAACCCATTTTTGTCGAATCACGGGCAGGCCGGACGGAGCAGGCCCTCAAACTGGCCGAGAATGCTGCACCGCTGGTCAGGAAGCTATCCGAAGGCATCGACGAGCAATTTGAACACAACGTCAAACTGGCCCTGAAAGGTGCGGAAGAAGCAAAAGCCGTAAAAACCTCGGCGTTCTATATGTCTCTGCTGATCGCAGCGCTGACCCTGGCTGCTGTCGGCATCATCAGCTATACCATCGCCCGCGCCTTCCTCAAGCAGCTCGGTGGCGAACCCGACCATGCGGCCGAAATCGCCAACAAGATCGCGATCGGCGATCTGAGCAGCAAGATTGATCTCAATGCCGGCGACAGCACCAGCCTGATGGCGTCGATGAAGCAGATGACCGCCTCGATCCAGAGCGTGCTCGGCGACACCGACGGGCTGATCCAGGCCGGGGCTGAAGGCAAGATCCATGTGCGGGTCGATACCAGCAAGCACCAAGGCGATTTCAAGAAACTCGTCGAGGGCATCAACAAGACCCTCGACGGCATCGTCATCCCGATCGACGAGGCAATTTCCGTGCTGGTCGAAATGGAAAAGGGCGACCTGACCAAGATGGTCAAGGGCGACTACAAGGGCGAGATGAAGGACTTCAAGGAAACCGTCAATAACACGGTGGAGAAGCTGGCCCAGGCCATCTCCGAAGTCAACACGACGACCGAAGCGCTATCCTCGGCGACCACCCAGGTTTCCTCCACGGCCCAGTCGCTGTCCCAGGCATCGAGCGAACAAGCCGCCTCGGTCGAGGAAACCTCGGCCTCGATCGAACAGATGGCCTCCTCCATCCAGCAGAACACCGAGAATGCCAAGGTCGCCGACGGCATGTCGGCTCAGGGCAGCACCAAGGCCGCCGAGGGTGGTCAGGCGGTGAATGAAACCGTCGGCGCGATGAAGCAGATTGCCAAGAAGATCGGCATCATCGACGACATCGCCTACCAGACCAACCTGCTGGCCCTCAATGCCGCGATTGAAGCAGCCCGCGCCGGCGAACACGGCAAGGGCTTCGCGGTGGTCGCGGCCGAAGTGCGCAAGCTCGCCGAACGCTCCGGCGTCGCCGCCCAGGAAATCGGCCAACTGGCGCTGAACAGCGTCGGCATGGCGGAAAAGGCCGGGCGCTTGCTCGACGAAATCGTTCCGGCCACCAAGAAGACGGCCGATCTGGTGCAGGAAATCACCTCCGCCTCCGAAGAGCAGACCGTCGGCGTCAATCAGGTCAATACCGCGATGAGCCAGCTCAGCCAGATTACCCAGCAGAACGCCAGCGCTTCGGAAGAACTCGCCGCCACCGCCGAGGAAATGTCCTCGCAGGCGACCAATCTCCAGGAAATCATGTCCTTCTTCAATGTCGGCAACGAACACGGCAGCTCCCGCCAGTTCGCCGGCAATCAGGCCAGCCGCCCGTCGCGGGCCAGCGCTGCCGGCAACATCAAGCCGTTCATGAAAAAGGATGGTGGCGCCGGGCATGCCGACGAAGCCAGCTTCGGTCGCTTTTAA